In the genome of Chelmon rostratus isolate fCheRos1 chromosome 24, fCheRos1.pri, whole genome shotgun sequence, one region contains:
- the cnot9 gene encoding CCR4-NOT transcription complex subunit 9, whose product MLATGAAVTTALAQVDREKIYQWINELSSPETRENALLELSKKRESVPDLAPMLWHSCGTIAALLQEIVNIYPSINPPTLTAHQSNRVCNALALLQCVASHPETRSAFLAAHIPLFLYPFLHTVSKTRPFEYLRLTSLGVIGALVKTDEQEVINFLLTTEIIPLCLRIMESGSELSKTVATFILQKILLDDTGLAYICQTYERFSHVAMILGKMVLQLSKEPSARLLKHVVRCYLRLSDNSRAREALRQCLPDQLKDTTFAQVLKDDTTTKRWLAQLVKNLQEGQVTDPRGIPLPPQ is encoded by the exons ATGTTGGCTACAGGAGCA GCTGTAACCACAGCACTGGCACAGGTGGACAGAGAAAAGATCTACCAGTGGATCAATGAGCTGTCCAGTCCAGAGACCAGGGAGAATGCCCTCCTGGAGCTCAGCAAGAAGAGGGAGTCTGTACCGGACCTGGCTCCCATGCTGTGGCACTCCTGTGGCACCATCGCggccctgctgcag GAAATTGTCAACATCTACCCATCGATCAACCCCCCCACCCTGACAGCACACCAGTCCAACAGAGTATGTAATGCTCTTGCACTCCTCCAGTGTGTGGCCTCCCATCCAGAGACAAG GTCAGCTTTCCTGGCTGCACATATCCCACTCTTCCTCTACCCGTTCTTACATACAGTGAGCAAAACGCGGCCATTCGAGTACCTCCGCCTCACCAGCTTAGGAGTCATAG GTGCTTTGGTGAAAACCGACGAACAGGAAGTAATCAACTTCCTGTTGACCACAGAGATTATTCCCTTGTGCCTTCGCATCATGGAGTCTGGCAGCGAGCTTTCCAAAACG GTTGCAACCTTCATACTACAGAAGATTCTCCTGGATGACACAGGGCTGGCATACATCTGTCAGACTTATGAGCGCTTCTCCCACGTTGCTATGATTCTT ggCAAAATGGTCCTGCAGCTCTCCAAAGAGCCGTCAGCCCGCCTGCTGAAGCATGTAGTGCGTTGTTACTTACGTCTGTCTGACAACTCCAG AGCCAGAGAAGCTCTGCGGCAGTGCCTCCCCGACCAGCTCAAAGACACCACCTTCGCCCAGGTCCTGAAAGATGACACCACCACCAAGCGCTGGCTGGCCCAGCTGGTGAAGAACCTCCAGGAGGGTCAGGTCACCGATCCCCGGGGCATCCCTCTCCCCCCGCAGTGA